The DNA window CTTCTGTGTCGAGGCGCTTCAGGAAGCTCTGCAGCGATTCGGACCGCCGAGGATCTTCAACACCGACCAGGGCAGTCAATTCACGAGTCAGGGCTTCACCGAAACACTGAAGGAGTCGGGCGTCAAGATCTCCATGGACGGCAAGGGACGCTGGATGGACAACGTCTTCATCGAGCGGCTCTGGCGATCGCTCAAGTACGAATGCATCTACCTGAATGAGTTCGAAGACGGCTGGGCAATGAAGCGAGGAATCGACGACTGGATCGAAGAGTACAATCTCGAACGACCGCATTCGTCGCTCGGTGGTCGCACCCCGGACGAAGCGTATCGAGGGCTACGACTGGAAGGACAGGCAGCTTGAAACCAGAGGCGGATTCCACCTTAACTCTGGCCGGAACCTGTACAGGAAACCGGGACCATCTCTAACCACACTCAAATCGCGAACGCAACGAACAAGCGCACGGACAACTCACGTTACGAGTGTGACTTAGCTGCCGTGAAGTATGGAGCCGACGAGCGGGATCGAACCGCTGACCTGCTGATTACGAATCAGCCGCTCTACCATCTGAGCTACGTCGGCTTAACAGACCGGAATGCCGCGGGTTATAGCAGACCCGCCCCCGACGATCAACGCCGGCACGGACCCGCCGCGGCAAGCACCGAGCACTAAAAGAAGATAGGCGCCCGA is part of the bacterium genome and encodes:
- a CDS encoding IS3 family transposase, translating into KPNHAWCADVTYIPMHRGFLYLVAIMDWATRRVLSWRLSNSMESSFCVEALQEALQRFGPPRIFNTDQGSQFTSQGFTETLKESGVKISMDGKGRWMDNVFIERLWRSLKYECIYLNEFEDGWAMKRGIDDWIEEYNLERPHSSLGGRTPDEAYRGLRLEGQAA